The genomic stretch GTATGTTTATTGGCCTGGTTTAAGATCCGCTGTATGAAGATACTGTCGTTCATGTCATGTCAACCCCAATCAGATCATTCTGGTGATGAGTGAACCATTTGAGCGACTGCGTTGCCGAATTATAAAGCTGGTTACCAGTATATGCCTGTATAAACACGTTTCCCTGAGGCAGTGCCATCACATTACGCATATTTGGTCTAACTTATGCAATTCAGACGGAGCAAGGAACCAATGTCACATGTGAAGTGTTTAAACGTGTGTTGAACGTTCACGCAGTATGAAGCGCGTATCATCCACAATCACAGGGAACTGATGTGAGTCTGGTAAAGATTGGGCTGATGATCTTCCTTCGCTCTTATTTGCGATCAGAGAACAAAATGTTGAAGAGTTGCTTTGGTACAGTCCTGCAGAGCTCATTTTTGGTCGGACGGTTCATGGccaattacaattattttggaaattatatatatttttttgttatatttaagaaaaaacataacatatgaAAGACCACCAAAGaatatatgaattattacaTGTTTGAAACGATGGTAGTCTAAGCCGAGAGACAGTTTATCACCTATAAGTGTCTTTCAGACaagggtaaaaaaaattatttacactcaaaagtcatttgaaaaaacaacaacaacaaaaaaactaaaacctgGGACTGGAGGGATCTGTGAGCGTCCTAATAAACACAAAGTCTTATTTTGTACTTGCGTGATGTTGAATGTCTCATAATTATATCAGTGCCTCAAATCATCTTCACagtttatttagatattttattataaagagAAACCTAAAAGGGTTTTAATAACAGAAGACcagaaacaatcagaagaagCATGTTTATGATTGGTTTAATGTTGAATGTtgaactgtgaaaaaaaaaagagaaaattatatatatatatatatatatatatatatatatagtttttttcattatatatatatatatatatatatatatatatatatatatatatatatatatatatatatatatatatatatataaataattgacaaCAAACAATTTGTGCaactaattttacttttattttgtatattgatgcattttttaaacttaaactgaTACACAATAAAACCCAGAAACATGTATTGAGAGACTACAATAGATTTTTATGTTGATTAAAAGCACTGTATTCAGCTGCTGCGTGGAAGCGGcccattaaaaaatgatttcatgatgtcttataaagttttaaaacaaatatacacaaggactatatactgtatgcaaaaAGTGCTTATGTTCTTGGCTTTTATAACGGTTGAACCTGAACGTTCATCTTTCATCTCCATCTTTCATCAtttcacattaataaacaaacagcttCACAGCTTcaatgtttcatatttcatcTCTATAATCCACATCCTCTTTGGTTATTTTCAGTGCCGTCAAACGatcaatcacatccaaaataaaggttttggtttacatgatatatttatgtgcaaggtgtatatttatcacacgtacagtatatattttggaataaattCTTTTActcacatataaatatttttatccattaaactgaatttatttgtttgatatatgtgctgtgtgtattgattatgtatatataaatacaatgtaaacaaaaaccttttaaacatgattcaatatttatttatagatatttctttaaatggaCACTTGATCTGATTCATCGCTCGTGGCTTCATAACACTGCAAGTTCACGAAGGCTGTCTTGGTGCGAGTTCACATGTCCCAGAATCCTTTGCGTCAAGACTGAGATTGTCCCTGAAGCTTATAACGATTGCTAGCGAGCTCCGGATTATGGGTTCGTAGCTATATACACGTCACCTGTGCCGTACGCAAGCGTGTGTTTGGTGCGTTCAGCCGATCCTGTAAAGTGCAAAAGTCACATGTCTGTCTGAAACGTCTCTTCAGGGCTCCTTCTCGTCGTTCCCAGAATCCCGTGCGCTCTTGGTGTCGGCGCTGACGGGCGAGATGGCGGCGCTGCCGATGTCGCCGAATCTCTCCACGACGCAGTGCGCCGTCAGACGGGCCTCGGGGTCGTGATCCCAGCACTCCTCGATGGTGGAGGTCAGCAGAAGAACGCCCTGAGAGACGATCAGACGGCGACAGTCAACCCAAAACATTACAGATTAAACACACGATTATAATAATCAGAGCGGATTCAAACAGgctacaaaaacaacaaataataaggAGATAAAAAACgtaaataagtgaataaaaatatggttaataaattaaatgaataataataaataaaaaataaataatcaataagccaatataaatttaatttaaataatgtattggtaaataaatacaactacTGGTATAGTGGAGtataaacgtatatatatataaaattatgaaataaataaaataatgaaaacaaaatcaagaataaaaatgttattaaaataaatgcaaatagattcaaatttatgaaaataaatgaaaatagatttaatgaatgaaatcgattaatatatatatatatatatatatatatatatatatatatatatatatatatatatatatatataataggtaTTATACTACAATACGTATaggtatttaaatattatagttaaatgttgcagtttttcatttaaattttttttttttttaaaatatgattacagttttcatttttatttgcgctTATTTTTTTCGTTAAAGAATGTAATTTCAgtgaactttattttatttacagtaaataagtttggtaacactttattctctgagtctcttaactagttgctcattagcatgcGTATTACTAGAATACTAGCAATGTATAACCCACCCAACACCTGAACCCAACAACTACCTGACTAACTATTAACAGGCAGACAATTAAGAATcaattgagggaaaagtcatagttaatagtgaacaaGTGCTGTTTATTCTAATAAACCTGCTGTAAATAATAAAGTGGGGATATGAGCAGCTTCACAATATTCTGTGTAATGAGGAAGGTTAAGAGGGTCTGGTTTAGTGAGACTAGTCTGGGTAGTTACCGCGTGGTTAGTCCAGCCGGCCGGTATCTCGGGTCTCAGTCGGtctctgatgacatcatccTTCATGCTCTCCACACACAGATGATCCTTCAGCTTCCCGAACGGAGGCTCGTAGTCCctcacatctacacacacacacacacacacacacacacacacacacacacacacaccagcgtGAGCTTGACTGACAGAAAGTGCATCATCAGGGTTCAAACCAGTCCTTCACAACAAACTGTCTGCTTCCTGCCACAAATACTCTTCAGTCCCAAACAGGAAGTGGGCTGTGTCACAATGCTTCCTGCTTTTGACACTTCCTGGGAACTTCAGAACAGAGATTTAATCATGCTTTTCTcctcacatatatatatctatatatatatatatatatatatatatatatatatatacacgttgGTATTtatggtttatgaggactctccataggtcTAAAGTTTTTATAGTGTACAGACTTTCCCATAGATTTGTGTTCACATGAGGTAATGTCCTCATAAGTCACCTTCTCcttgtcattatacacatttgtgtcctcatatgtcacaaaaacgtgcatgcatatatattaaaatgctatatttttctaatgaaatgttataatatataaccGTTACATAATATagatgtaattatatatatatatttatacacgcACATGGTTAAGTCATGATCTGGTCCCTGAGCTTACCACTAGAGGTCACCTCATCTCCTTACACCTTGGACTGCATTACCCACAATACCCTGCACCCGAGACTAATCGCCTCATCGGCTCCCCTGTGTTTTCACCGCGCTGATCTGGGACAGTGTCCCGCGTCTGACCGTGTCTTACCTCCGATAGCGCTGCATCTGGACGTGATCTCCCACAGCACCAGAGCCATGGAGTAAACGTCGGCCTGCTTGAAGGACTCGATGTTCTCCAGATCCAGCCTGGACTCCAGCACCTCAGGGGCCATGTATCTCGCCGTCCCCACCTGAGCAAGAGCGGCCAGCTCGTATCAACACTTACTCTCGCATTATCCCACAGATTTAACTCAATGCAGTTACGTTTTAATATGAAACATACTGgcgaacttttattttgaaatgtttgtttccTGCTAAACATCAAAAACGGTACCAAAAAacaagcaacattttttttctaaataagtgcttgtttcatttttgtcatttcctctttaaataaaatgctttgatCATTCAGATTTTTCAGCATGTGGTTGACACAGACGTCACCCTCTCTAAGTGTTTAAgtgttatttcattatttttacactgaTCTCATTATGCCTAATAACTCTGTGTGTTATCTATCTGTAAAGCAAACtgttatcattaaaaaaaatcatgatatCTGCTAAGGATTattatttaaccattttaaaacatgaacatttggatagaaaaatttaattaattaaattaatagacagatagatagatagatagatagatagatagatagatagatagatagatagatagatagatagatagatagatagatagatagatagatagataaacagacagacagacagatacagacagatagatagatagatagacagatacagacagatagatagatagacagacagatagatagagacagatagatagatagatagatagatagatagatagatagatagatagatagacagacagacagatagatagatagatagacagacagacagatagatagatagatagatacagacagatagatagatagatagatagatagatagatagatagatagatagatagatagataaacagacagacagacagacagacagatagacagatagatagacagatagatagatagatagacagatagatagatagatagatagatagatagatagatagatagatagacagatagatagatagatagacagatagatagatagatagatagatagatagatacagacagatagatagattgatagatagctagataaacagacagacagacagacagacagacagacagatagatagatagatagatagatagacagatacagacagatagatagatagatagatagatagacagatacagacagatagatagatagatagatagatagatagacagacagatagatagatacagacagatagatagatagatagacagacagatagatagatacagacagatacatagatagatagatagatagatagatagatagacagacagatagatagatacagacagatagatagatagatagatagacagacagatagatagatacagacagatagatagatagatagatagatagatagataggcagacagatagatacagacagatagatagatagatagatagatagatagatagatagatagatagatagatagatagatagatagacagacagatagatagatagacagacagatagatagatagatagatagatagatagatagatagatacagacagatagatagatagatagatagacagacagatagatagatacagacagatagatagatagatagatagatagacagacagatagatagatagatagacagacagatagatagatacagacagatagatagatagatagatagatagatagatagatagatagatagatagatagatagatagatagatagatagacagacagatagatagatacagacagatagatagatagatagatagacagatagatagatagacagatagatagatagatagacagatacagacagatagatagatagatagatagatagatagatagatagatagatagatagatagacagatagatagatagatagacagacagatagatagatagatagatagacagacagatagatagatagatagatagacagatagatagatagatagatagatagatagatagatagatagatagacagatagatagatacagacagatagatacagatagatagatagatagatagatagacagacagatagatagatagatacagacagataaatacagatagatagatagatagatagatagatagatagatagatagatagatagatagataaacagacagacagacagatagaaacTTGATTTTTACAccatgaacattttaaaaggaaaattcaatgaaataaataactaaatgaatacatttatttctaagaatatttcctaaatatatagcataaattgtttttattaaaataacctaACCTTATACATCTAATATAATCAGTATgtgaatatattattcattacatgattaattacataacataaataggtattgcgtgtatatatatttatgtcacAACATTaacatgtaatgtaatgaataatacatatattaataagtGAGATGTGTGATTTTCCTGAACATGAGCCAGGGTTTCAGTCAGTAGTGATGTGGACTCTCACCTGTCCGCTGTTGGCCAGTTCTTCAGGAGACATGGAGTTATCGAGCCTCAGACTGAGACCGAAGTCACACAGACAGCAGCTGAGGTCCGTCTTCACCAGGACATTGGCGCTCTTCAGGTCGCGGTGCACGATGGGTACTTTAGCTCGTCCGCACGGCGTCCGGTCGGCGTGGAGATGAGCCACGCCCCTCGCCAGAGACCTGCCCAATCGGCACAGCTCGTCCCAGCCGATCACGTGCTGCGTGAGGAACTCCTGCAGGTTCCCGTGCTCGTGATAGGCCGTTATCAGCCAATAGCGTCGCCCGGACTTCCGGTCCTCGGCGGTCAGGAACTGAAGCACGTTGTCGTGCCGAAGCTCGGAGTCGGAGAAGATCTCCCACTCGGTTTTCCACGAGGCGAACTCCTCGTAGGGAAATATTTTGACCGCCACCATCTGGAAGGATTCGTCCGTGGCTCCCTGCTTGAGCTTGGCTCTGTGGACCTCGGCGAAGCGGCCTTTCCCGACGATGGCGTCCAGCTGGATCGGCAGCAGCTCGGTGTTGTGGTTCAGGCTGTTGGCGTTGGCCGAGCTGCTGTCGGACCGGTCGTCGACGCTCATGATGATCGCGCAGGTCTCGCTGTCGATGCCTTTGGTTTTGGGCGCTTTGAGGTTCTGCTGATGAAACGCGCGACAGAAGTAGAAGGTGGTGATGAAAGCGACGGCG from Puntigrus tetrazona isolate hp1 unplaced genomic scaffold, ASM1883169v1 S000000746, whole genome shotgun sequence encodes the following:
- the tgfbr2a gene encoding TGF-beta receptor type-2, whose product is MERLAVGSVLLVCLLSGASALLQSANQHRVCQSCDPQPASCKWNRCVTSCSVSKACPGPDDVCAAVWWRDAGVVMVETRCHDPLRSLKGVMLDSYNSSDCVLTVINDSPNLRVCACTGHVCNERVLLRKTAEEDDTSSTAVHGGGFRLPQLCRFCDIESTACNASGVCQSSCNLTSICESPGEVCVSAWRRNKGNATLETVCHNPAFPFYGQYLTDYNSSDCVMKQVKGMEDDFFICSCNREECNDHLLFTHASTPQETIMQSFPPVLLVSLVPALIAAVAFITTFYFCRAFHQQNLKAPKTKGIDSETCAIIMSVDDRSDSSSANANSLNHNTELLPIQLDAIVGKGRFAEVHRAKLKQGATDESFQMVAVKIFPYEEFASWKTEWEIFSDSELRHDNVLQFLTAEDRKSGRRYWLITAYHEHGNLQEFLTQHVIGWDELCRLGRSLARGVAHLHADRTPCGRAKVPIVHRDLKSANVLVKTDLSCCLCDFGLSLRLDNSMSPEELANSGQVGTARYMAPEVLESRLDLENIESFKQADVYSMALVLWEITSRCSAIGDVRDYEPPFGKLKDHLCVESMKDDVIRDRLRPEIPAGWTNHAGVLLLTSTIEECWDHDPEARLTAHCVVERFGDIGSAAISPVSADTKSARDSGNDEKEP